In the Gossypium raimondii isolate GPD5lz chromosome 9, ASM2569854v1, whole genome shotgun sequence genome, one interval contains:
- the LOC105800403 gene encoding oil body-associated protein 1A yields MYHPQVPGEPTQTTTSLVETATGAIQSFRPIKQIHQHLCAFHFYGYDMTRQVQAHHFCAHQNEEMRQCLIYDNPEADAKLIGLEYIISENLFLTLPDEEKPLWHSHLYEVKSGVLFMPRVPGPIERQDLEKVCKTYGKTIHFWQIDKGDNLPLGLPQLMMTLTRDGQLDDELARAVEKRFGVSFEKERAKRADMAGPTHGIHPLANGGGKGLITKLRELHCNRTDPSFASSQL; encoded by the exons aTGTATCACCCTCAAGTTCCAGGCGAGCCCACCCAAACCACCACTTCCCTCGTCGAGACCGCCACCGGCGCCATCCAAAGCTTCCGCCCTATCAAACAAATCCATCAACACCTCTGCGC ATTTCATTTCTATGGCTACGACATGACCCGTCAAGTGCAAGCGCACCATTTCTGCGCACATCAAAACGAAGAAATGCGACAATGTCTCATATACGACAACCCCGAAGCCGATGCAAAGCTCATCGGATTGGAGTACATCATATCGGAGAATTTGTTTTTGACGTTGCCGGACGAAGAGAAGCCGCTTTGGCATTCACATTTGTACGAAGTGAAGAGTGGGGTGTTGTTTATGCCGCGAGTTCCGGGGCCGATCGAGAGGCAAGATCTGGAAAAAGTTTGCAAGACTTATGGGAAGACCATCCATTTTTGGCAAATCGATAAAGGTGATAATCTCCCTCTTGGGTTACCTCAATTGATGATGACTCTCACTAGAGATGGTCAGCTTGATGATGAACTTGCTCGAG CTGTAGAGAAGCGATTTGGGGTATCATTTGAGAAAGAAAGGGCGAAGCGAGCTGACATGGCGGGTCCGACACATGGCATTCATCCATTGGCCAATGGTGGTGGGAAAGGGCTGATCACCAAACTCAGGGAGCTCCATTGCAACCGTACTGATCCTTCATTTGCATCATCACAGCTTTAA
- the LOC105800402 gene encoding oil body-associated protein 1A, protein MRSCVGCHVYCIPLPRVALHAKASSLSWQLKTLHGALISLNQLLSNHKSMSNHAQVPGEPTETTTSLVETATGAIQGFRPIKQIHEHLCAFHFYGYDMTRQVEAHHFCAHQNEEMRQCLIYDTPEADAKLIGLEYMISENLFLTLPDEEKPLWHSHLYEVKSGVLFMPRVPGPIERHGLDKVCKTYGKTIHFWQVDKGDNLPLGLPQLMMALTRDGQLDEELGRDVEKRFGVSFEKERAKRAELTGPTHGIHPLANGGGKGLIPKLREVDCKPADSVPRVFV, encoded by the exons ATGAGAAGCTGTGTTGGTTGCCACGTCTATTGTATTCCCCTACCACGCGTAGCTCTGCATGCCAAAGCAAGCTCCTTATCATGGCAGCTTAAAACCCTCCATGGAGCCTTAATCTCTCTAAACCAGTTACTAAGCAACCACAAATCGATGTCAAATCATGCGCAAGTTCCAGGCGAGCCCACTGAAACCACCACTTCCCTCGTCGAGACCGCCACCGGTGCCATCCAAGGCTTCCGCCCCATCAAACAAATCCATGAACATCTCTGCGC ATTTCATTTCTACGGCTACGACATGACCCGTCAAGTCGAAGCGCACCATTTCTGCGCACATCAAAACGAAGAAATGCGACAATGTCTCATATATGACACCCCCGAAGCCGATGCAAAGCTCATCGGGTTGGAGTACATGATATCGGAGAATTTGTTTTTGACGTTGCCGGACGAAGAGAAGCCGCTTTGGCATTCGCATTTGTACGAAGTGAAGAGCGGGGTGTTGTTTATGCCGCGAGTTCCGGGGCCGATCGAGAGGCATGGTCTGGACAAAGTTTGCAAGACTTATGGGAAGACCATCCATTTTTGGCAAGTCGATAAAGGTGATAATCTCCCTCTTGGGTTACCTCAATTGATGATGGCTCTCACTAGAGATGGTCAGCTCGATGAAGAACTCGGTCGAG ATGTGGAGAAGCGATTTGGGGTATCATTTGAGAAAGAAAGGGCGAAGAGAGCTGAGTTGACGGGTCCAACACATGGGATTCATCCATTGGCAAATGGTGGTGGGAAAGGGCTGATCCCTAAACTCAGGGAGGTGGATTGTAAGCCTGCTGATTCAGTTCCCCGGGTCTTCGTTTGA